The Urocitellus parryii isolate mUroPar1 chromosome 6, mUroPar1.hap1, whole genome shotgun sequence genome includes a window with the following:
- the C6H20orf173 gene encoding LOW QUALITY PROTEIN: uncharacterized protein C20orf173 homolog (The sequence of the model RefSeq protein was modified relative to this genomic sequence to represent the inferred CDS: substituted 1 base at 1 genomic stop codon), whose product MKHCWKIFVLWVFWVFILWLVISYLDLTAESSSQEKRMYLIPWHRNCSWFKFGKCGCLFGNLSCSSCHHTVREWSWFEACHEKTTGYLTKTKVLXWMNQAPVQDLEADMGNQITGPFICPSNASDQGSWKQLL is encoded by the exons ATGAAGCACTGTTGGAAGATTTTTGTCCTTTGGGTCTTCTGGGTGTTCATCTTGTGGCTGGTGATCTCCTACCTGGATCTGACAGCTGAATCATCATCCCAGGAGAAACGGATGTACCTGATACCATGGCATCGCAACTGCTCTTGGTTTAAATTCGGGAAGTGTGGCTGCCTATTTGGGAACCTCAGCTGCTCCTCCTGTCACCACACAGTCAGAGAATGGAGCTGGTTTGAAGCATGTCATGAAAAGACCACAGGGTATCTGACAAAGACAAAAGTTCTCTGATG GATGAACCAGGCTCCTGTGCAGGACCTTGAGGCAGATATGGGGAACCAAATCACAGGACCTTTCATCTGTCCCAGCAATGCCAGTGACCAGGGTTCCTGGAAGCAGCTGCTATAA